A single window of Solanum dulcamara chromosome 5, daSolDulc1.2, whole genome shotgun sequence DNA harbors:
- the LOC129890253 gene encoding soluble inorganic pyrophosphatase PPA1-like, with protein sequence MSSSSIIITIWTVHIHVQVVNLQVKMSDEQRRAPRLNERILSSLSRRSVAAHPWHDLEIGPEAPKVFNVVIEISKGSKVKYELDKKTGLIKVDRVLYSSMVYPQNYGFIPRTLCEDNDPMDVLVLMQEPVLPGCFLRARAIGLMPMIDQGEKDDKIIAVCADDPEYRHYTDINQLAPHRLAEIRRFFEDYKKLENKEVAVNEFLPPNTAVQAIQYSMDLYAEYILQTLRK encoded by the exons ATGTCTAGCTCCTCCATCATCATCACCATATGGACTGTTCATATTCATGTACAAGTTGTCAATTTGCAGGTAAAAATGAGTGATGAACAAAGACGTGCCCCTCGTTTGAATGAGAGGATCCTCTCATCGTTGTCAAGGAGGTCTGTCGCCGCTCACCCTTGGCACGATCTCGAGATCG GACCTGAAGCTCCAAAGGTTTTCAATGTT GTCATTGAGATATCGAAAGGCAGTAAAGTCAAATACGAGCTTGATAAGAAAACTGGTCTCATTAAG GTCGATCGCGTCCTATACTCATCAATGGTGTACCCCCAGAACTATGGCTTCATTCCTCGGACGCTATGTGAAGATAATGACCCCATGGACGTACTAGTGCTCATGCAG GAGCCTGTCCTCCCAGGCTGTTTCCTTCGAGCTAGGGCCATAGGTTTGATGCCTATGATCGATCAG GGTGAGAAGGATGATAAGATAATAGCAGTGTGTGCTGACGATCCAGAATATCGCCACTACACTGATATCAACCAGCTTGCTCCTCACCGTCTAGCGGAAATCCGCCGCTTTTTTGAAGACT ACAAGAAGCTTGAGAACAAGGAGGTTGCTGTAAATGAGTTTCTGCCTCCAAATACTGCTGTCCAAGCCATCCAATACTCAAT GGACCTTTATGCCGAATACATATTACAGACACTGAGAAAGTAA
- the LOC129890254 gene encoding mitochondrial import inner membrane translocase subunit Tim13 — translation MDSFSSPPSGSSSQFSTNDFMDQVKTQLAQAYAEQFLETVRDKCFDKCITKPGSSLSGSEGSCISRCVDRYIEATGIISKALFSQR, via the exons ATGGATTCTTTTTCGTCGCCGCCAAGTGGATCATCGTCCCAATTTTCGACGAATGACTTCATGGACCAGGTCAAAACTCAGCTTGCTCAGGCATACGCTGAGCAATTTCTCGAG ACGGTGAGGGATAAATGCTTTGACAAGTGTATCACCAAACCAGGGAGCAGTCTAAGTGGAAGTGAAGGTAGTTGCATCTCAAGGTGTGTTGATCGATATATTGAGGCCACTGGTATAATTAGCAAAGCTCTCTTCAGTCAACGCTGA